In a single window of the Ruminococcus albus 7 = DSM 20455 genome:
- a CDS encoding HsdM family class I SAM-dependent methyltransferase: MNIKQLVNKLLKISGDVTSIEKALVYSFADKIAVDTNKSQWLKNYLSDIDYSIVDKVNQITESKLTLNELIAIFEMLVPQSEKKEKGVVYTPEIITKYIVSHTLNCNNIPTVLDPSCGCGAFLVTAAEYIHERYSISYSDIISSYLYGVDIDSNAIDRIKSLLSLIVLMNGEEEKCSFNFICSDTLDKKTYDKLQKMHKNGFDCVVGNPPYVRNKNMSEDTKRHLTNWVSSSIGNVDLYIPFFEIGINLLSDNGRLGYISPNSYLQGVNGRSLRKYFAAEQHQLEIIDFRDSQVFENVTSYTCITLIDKSVKTDAIKYFRLNESNTLEKHTFSEYHFTDFPDGKPWRMRESSIDEVIHKLESSGTPLSNWKIRNGLATLKNDIYFFAPIKEDNTYYYREYDGKTYKIEKKLCIKVAKPNIIKNEAELEKKMEIAIFPYTHTDNAYQLIDEELFKSSFPEAYNFLTEYKSILLNRDKGHGNYPAWYAYGRTQGMNNFGKKLLIPYISGSPVAVMSLDPDVLFYCGYALLSEDIEELKILKVFLESEAFWYYIFHTSKPYSKGYMAFAKNYIVNFTIPELSEEEKTYLLESHTSEELNEFVWGKYHCKQMIV; this comes from the coding sequence ATGAACATAAAACAGCTTGTAAATAAGTTGCTGAAAATATCAGGTGATGTTACAAGCATCGAGAAGGCATTGGTTTACTCTTTTGCTGATAAAATCGCTGTTGATACTAATAAGAGTCAGTGGTTGAAGAACTACTTATCAGATATTGATTATTCTATTGTAGATAAGGTCAATCAGATCACAGAGAGTAAGCTGACATTAAATGAACTTATCGCTATTTTTGAGATGCTCGTTCCTCAAAGCGAAAAGAAGGAAAAAGGCGTAGTGTACACTCCTGAGATCATAACAAAATATATCGTCAGTCACACGCTTAACTGTAACAATATACCTACCGTACTTGATCCTTCATGTGGCTGTGGTGCTTTTCTTGTTACAGCTGCCGAATATATACACGAAAGATATAGTATTTCGTATTCTGATATAATCTCATCTTATCTTTATGGTGTTGATATAGACAGCAATGCAATAGACAGGATCAAGTCTTTGCTATCATTAATTGTTCTCATGAATGGCGAAGAAGAAAAATGCAGCTTTAATTTTATATGTTCAGATACGCTTGATAAGAAAACGTATGATAAACTTCAGAAAATGCATAAGAACGGCTTCGATTGCGTAGTGGGCAATCCTCCGTATGTTCGTAATAAAAACATGAGTGAAGACACAAAACGTCATTTGACTAATTGGGTATCATCATCAATTGGTAATGTTGATCTGTACATTCCTTTCTTTGAGATAGGTATTAACCTGCTCTCTGATAACGGCAGGCTTGGTTATATCTCACCAAACAGTTATCTGCAAGGCGTAAACGGAAGAAGTCTCAGGAAGTATTTTGCTGCTGAACAGCATCAGCTTGAAATTATTGATTTCAGGGATAGTCAGGTTTTTGAAAATGTTACAAGCTATACTTGCATAACTCTTATAGACAAGTCTGTTAAAACAGATGCTATCAAGTATTTCAGGTTAAATGAATCCAATACATTGGAAAAGCATACTTTCTCTGAGTATCATTTTACTGACTTCCCTGATGGCAAACCGTGGAGAATGAGAGAGAGCAGTATTGATGAGGTGATCCATAAGCTTGAATCATCAGGCACTCCGTTATCAAACTGGAAAATCCGTAATGGTCTTGCCACCTTGAAGAATGATATTTACTTCTTTGCCCCGATAAAAGAAGACAATACATATTATTATAGAGAATATGACGGTAAGACATATAAAATAGAAAAGAAGCTCTGTATTAAAGTTGCTAAACCGAACATCATCAAAAATGAAGCAGAGCTGGAAAAGAAAATGGAAATCGCTATTTTTCCATACACGCATACGGATAATGCTTATCAGCTTATTGATGAGGAATTGTTTAAATCTTCTTTTCCCGAAGCATATAATTTTCTTACCGAATACAAATCCATATTGCTTAACAGAGATAAGGGACACGGAAACTATCCTGCCTGGTATGCGTATGGAAGAACTCAGGGCATGAATAACTTTGGCAAGAAACTTCTAATTCCATATATAAGCGGAAGTCCTGTCGCTGTTATGTCCTTAGATCCCGATGTGTTATTCTACTGCGGATATGCTTTGCTCTCCGAGGATATTGAGGAACTGAAAATACTTAAAGTTTTTCTTGAATCAGAAGCGTTCTGGTATTATATCTTCCACACAAGCAAGCCATACTCTAAGGGATATATGGCTTTTGCGAAGAATTACATAGTGAATTTTACAATACCTGAGCTTTCTGAAGAAGAAAAGACATATTTGTTGGAATCACACACTAGTGAAGAACTGAATGAATTTGTATGGGGAAAATACCATTGTAAACAGATGATTGTCTAA
- a CDS encoding AAA family ATPase produces MIKKIKMRNCATYDESGIELSECSKVNFVYGPNGSGKSTISNYFQDITEPKYADCNVEWEFNQPLEVLVYNRHFKETNFSGDIDGIFTLGKDVIDDMTAIDALKARKKGLSDEVIKKKTILQQKKEELEKHTQDFQDTIWNVILKQNEADFQEAFAGYRGSKKTFFNQVIKRYKDGHSSPHSREELLKKASTLFAEKPEKHDLLKLEYKDILEELHSVETSDLWAKHIVGNQDVPIAALISHLGNSDWVQNGMKYLGDDCKCPFCQQDTITDALKSQLEQFFNREYETYLQTLSIFQTSYEECSQRIFKLLTDILTNDSFFSVSQVDIGRIKTLIDALQANINANKSEIEKKIKEPSRSVTLNRTDIESILKLISAGNETIQNHNTMVDNFATEKNNLIAEIWTFLLDEQEALISGYLKDYKNYDKAITGISSSIDSYEKEIDEKEKQIIEKNKNISSVQPTVDEINRLLNAYGFNNFKIVPSPTKDNCYQIQRPDGSLASNTLSEGEETFISFLYFLQLTKGATDISRVSTEKILIIDDPICSLDSTILYIVSCLVKSLVCDVKKGDSNIKQIFIFTHNVFFHKEASFVDGKIDNSNDVSYWILHKDESVSRIITYKHNNPIHTSYELLWRELRDTNTSSFITIQNTMRRIIENYFGMLGNRKYDHIKKKFQTIEEQQICESLFYWINDGSHSIPDDLYIDSYSDSIEKYKTVFKEVFDISGHIAQYNMMMGIDDKA; encoded by the coding sequence ATGATTAAGAAAATAAAAATGCGTAATTGTGCCACATACGATGAAAGTGGCATAGAATTATCTGAGTGTTCAAAGGTTAATTTTGTTTACGGACCTAACGGAAGCGGAAAATCAACCATTAGCAACTATTTTCAAGATATAACAGAACCCAAATATGCAGATTGTAATGTGGAATGGGAATTCAATCAACCGTTAGAGGTGTTGGTTTATAACAGACATTTCAAGGAGACAAATTTCTCTGGTGATATAGACGGTATTTTCACACTTGGCAAAGATGTAATTGATGATATGACAGCTATAGATGCTTTGAAAGCGAGAAAAAAGGGATTATCAGATGAAGTAATAAAGAAAAAGACTATATTACAACAAAAGAAGGAAGAATTAGAGAAACATACACAGGATTTTCAAGATACGATCTGGAATGTCATATTAAAACAAAACGAAGCAGATTTTCAGGAAGCATTTGCAGGTTATAGAGGAAGTAAGAAAACCTTTTTCAATCAGGTGATTAAGCGTTACAAAGACGGACATTCTTCTCCACATTCACGAGAGGAGCTTCTGAAAAAAGCGTCAACCCTATTTGCTGAAAAGCCAGAAAAGCACGATCTGTTAAAATTAGAATATAAAGATATTCTCGAAGAATTACATTCTGTGGAAACATCTGATCTTTGGGCTAAGCATATTGTTGGAAATCAAGATGTTCCGATAGCAGCATTGATTTCTCATTTGGGCAACTCAGACTGGGTGCAAAATGGTATGAAATATTTAGGCGATGATTGTAAATGTCCTTTCTGTCAGCAAGACACAATAACTGATGCATTAAAATCACAATTAGAACAATTCTTCAACAGAGAATATGAAACATATTTGCAAACATTATCTATTTTTCAAACCAGTTATGAAGAGTGCAGTCAGAGAATTTTCAAACTACTGACAGATATACTCACAAACGATTCATTCTTTTCAGTATCACAGGTTGATATTGGAAGAATAAAGACACTTATTGATGCTTTGCAAGCAAATATCAACGCTAATAAGAGTGAAATAGAGAAAAAAATTAAAGAACCCAGCCGTAGTGTGACGCTAAATCGTACCGATATTGAGTCCATTCTAAAACTGATTAGTGCAGGAAACGAAACAATTCAGAATCATAACACTATGGTTGATAACTTTGCGACTGAAAAGAATAACCTTATAGCAGAAATATGGACTTTTCTCCTTGATGAGCAAGAAGCACTAATTTCAGGATACTTAAAAGACTATAAAAACTATGATAAAGCAATAACAGGGATTAGTAGTTCCATCGACAGTTATGAGAAAGAAATCGATGAAAAAGAAAAACAAATAATAGAAAAAAACAAAAACATATCAAGTGTCCAACCCACAGTTGATGAGATAAACAGATTGCTTAATGCGTATGGCTTTAATAATTTCAAGATTGTTCCTTCGCCTACAAAAGATAATTGTTATCAGATTCAACGTCCTGACGGATCATTGGCAAGTAACACACTGAGTGAAGGCGAAGAAACATTCATATCCTTTTTGTATTTTTTACAACTTACTAAAGGTGCTACAGACATATCAAGAGTTTCTACTGAAAAAATATTGATAATAGACGATCCTATTTGTAGCTTGGATAGTACAATTCTATATATTGTCAGTTGCTTGGTGAAATCATTAGTATGTGATGTCAAAAAAGGCGACTCAAATATAAAACAGATATTCATTTTTACGCATAATGTGTTCTTTCATAAAGAAGCTTCTTTTGTTGACGGTAAAATTGATAACTCAAACGATGTAAGTTATTGGATATTGCATAAAGACGAGTCCGTTTCAAGAATAATTACGTATAAGCATAACAATCCCATTCACACTTCGTATGAACTTCTTTGGCGTGAATTAAGAGATACTAACACTTCATCTTTTATTACAATTCAAAATACAATGCGGCGTATTATTGAAAACTATTTTGGTATGCTTGGAAATCGGAAATACGACCATATAAAAAAGAAGTTTCAGACTATTGAAGAACAGCAGATCTGTGAATCATTGTTCTATTGGATAAACGATGGTTCACATTCAATTCCTGATGATTTGTACATTGATAGTTATTCAGATTCAATTGAAAAATACAAAACAGTTTTCAAAGAAGTGTTTGATATTTCAGGGCATATTGCCCAATATAATATGATGATGGGTATTGATGATAAAGCATAA
- a CDS encoding restriction endonuclease → MSEEKRVWGIHTLDDNLFLKENVVAIGWNEIGDLSKIAPDRDAFKKKYTETYPDAKKMGIATSAGMLYRFAHEVQIGDYIVFPSKINREINIGTVESNYIYEPDTESYVQQRKVKWLKHLPRTAFSQGALYEIGSALSFFSVKNYADEFLAALDKNFKGTVSADTADDETVAATADEIIENTRDYILKELSRNLKGYDLEEFVADLLSAMGYRTTISPHGGDSGIDITAYKDELPPRILVQVKSQDGDIKETTIQSLKGAMREGDYGLFVTLSNYTKKAQKYLDNTPIIRGINGKELVDLILKYYDSLSEKYRKMIPLKMVYIPVINAIE, encoded by the coding sequence ATGTCAGAAGAAAAACGAGTATGGGGAATCCATACCCTTGATGATAATCTGTTCTTGAAAGAAAACGTTGTAGCTATCGGTTGGAATGAAATTGGTGACCTTAGCAAGATCGCTCCGGACCGTGACGCATTCAAGAAAAAATACACTGAGACATATCCTGATGCTAAGAAAATGGGAATTGCAACCAGTGCAGGTATGCTATACCGATTTGCCCATGAAGTTCAGATTGGTGACTACATTGTATTCCCGTCAAAGATCAACAGAGAGATCAATATCGGAACTGTTGAGAGCAACTACATATACGAACCTGATACGGAAAGTTACGTTCAGCAGCGTAAAGTAAAATGGTTGAAGCACTTACCGAGGACTGCTTTTTCACAAGGAGCGTTGTATGAGATTGGTTCGGCATTATCTTTCTTTTCAGTCAAGAATTATGCTGACGAATTCCTTGCAGCTTTAGACAAGAACTTCAAGGGTACTGTTTCAGCAGATACCGCCGATGATGAAACTGTTGCTGCAACGGCAGACGAGATCATCGAAAACACAAGAGACTACATTCTTAAAGAACTGAGCCGAAATCTTAAAGGCTATGACCTTGAAGAATTTGTGGCTGATCTTTTGAGTGCTATGGGATATAGGACAACCATTTCCCCACACGGCGGTGACAGCGGTATTGATATTACAGCCTATAAAGACGAGCTTCCGCCGAGGATACTTGTTCAGGTCAAGAGCCAGGACGGTGATATTAAGGAGACAACTATACAGTCACTGAAAGGTGCTATGCGTGAGGGTGATTATGGTCTGTTTGTGACGCTCTCAAACTACACTAAAAAGGCACAGAAATACCTCGACAATACACCGATTATCCGTGGTATTAACGGTAAAGAGTTGGTCGATCTGATATTGAAATATTATGACAGCCTTAGCGAGAAATACAGGAAGATGATACCGTTGAAGATGGTTTATATACCGGTAATAAATGCAATCGAATAA
- a CDS encoding ATP-dependent nuclease yields MFPEYEVLKFKNYKSFEDYSYISSLKNINVFIGKNNCGKSSCIDVLQSLVDNKISIGNAKVQIDYRMKDKDYDLMMSKSNYSKTSMIRPDKGQFIGKIISLNMKSGFADNSKNREFYYDGNKTIFFQNELSVDTIVDDFNRKVCEIKHYRLNAERNILPEQEDKKIFLLENGSGATNVILHVLNYANCDERLVRVDVLNALNQIMYPDSKYDNISIQKEKNEEWEVFLYENDNRFPLSQMGSGLKTIILVLLNILVMPCIIGSTANSQNINYKNIVFSFEELENNLHPALQRRLFEYLYHFSIENDTTILLTTHSHVAINMFSDKKEAQLYHVIKEKGKSSINKVEDYITKCEILQDLDVRASDLFQANGIIWVEGPSDKVYIKHWLELWGDSELVEGIDYQFLYYGGRILSHFTANPDSQDDNLINILSTNRNSAIVIDSDVCGKRKGINVTKQRIKDEFKSVGMFCWITQGKEIENYIPYQAINAAYNSNLSKQCGRNELFPDYIKKVIGKSKFDKVNFAHKVIGSITADDTNNILDLKSKIIELSNMIKHWNSKE; encoded by the coding sequence ATGTTTCCAGAATATGAAGTATTAAAATTCAAGAATTACAAGTCATTTGAAGATTACTCATATATCTCCAGTCTCAAAAACATAAATGTATTCATTGGAAAAAACAATTGTGGAAAATCAAGTTGCATCGACGTGTTGCAATCTTTAGTTGATAATAAAATCAGTATTGGTAATGCCAAAGTTCAAATAGATTATCGAATGAAAGACAAAGATTACGATTTGATGATGAGCAAATCCAATTATAGTAAAACCTCAATGATACGTCCAGACAAGGGTCAATTTATAGGTAAGATAATTAGTCTTAATATGAAGTCAGGATTCGCTGATAATTCTAAAAATAGAGAGTTTTATTATGATGGAAATAAAACTATTTTCTTTCAGAATGAATTAAGCGTTGATACAATTGTTGATGATTTTAATAGAAAAGTATGTGAAATAAAGCATTATAGATTAAATGCAGAAAGAAACATCTTACCAGAACAAGAAGATAAAAAAATATTTCTGTTAGAAAACGGTTCAGGTGCCACAAATGTGATTCTCCATGTTTTAAACTATGCAAATTGTGATGAAAGACTTGTCCGTGTAGACGTTTTGAATGCCCTTAATCAGATTATGTATCCTGATTCAAAATATGATAATATTTCAATTCAAAAAGAAAAGAATGAAGAATGGGAAGTTTTTCTTTATGAAAATGACAACAGATTTCCATTATCCCAAATGGGAAGTGGATTAAAAACCATTATACTCGTTTTATTGAATATTTTAGTTATGCCTTGCATAATAGGCAGTACAGCTAATTCTCAGAACATAAACTATAAAAACATCGTTTTTTCTTTTGAGGAACTTGAAAACAATCTTCACCCAGCTTTGCAACGAAGGTTATTTGAATACCTATATCATTTCAGTATTGAAAATGATACTACCATATTATTAACGACACATTCCCATGTTGCAATTAATATGTTTTCTGATAAGAAAGAAGCTCAGTTATATCATGTTATTAAAGAAAAAGGTAAGTCTTCAATTAACAAAGTTGAAGATTATATCACAAAGTGCGAAATACTGCAAGACCTTGATGTGAGGGCAAGTGATCTATTCCAGGCTAACGGTATAATATGGGTCGAAGGACCATCTGATAAAGTTTATATTAAGCATTGGCTTGAATTATGGGGTGATAGTGAACTTGTTGAAGGTATAGATTATCAATTTCTATACTATGGCGGTCGCATCTTATCACATTTCACTGCAAATCCGGATAGCCAAGATGATAATCTTATCAATATTCTTTCTACGAACAGAAATTCTGCCATTGTGATTGACAGTGATGTATGTGGTAAAAGAAAAGGTATCAATGTGACTAAGCAAAGAATTAAAGATGAATTCAAGTCAGTTGGTATGTTTTGTTGGATAACACAAGGAAAAGAAATAGAGAATTATATTCCCTATCAGGCAATAAACGCTGCTTATAATAGTAACCTCTCAAAACAATGTGGCAGAAATGAGTTGTTCCCGGACTACATAAAAAAAGTTATCGGTAAATCAAAGTTTGATAAAGTTAATTTTGCTCACAAAGTAATAGGTTCAATAACTGCAGATGATACAAATAATATTCTTGATTTAAAAAGTAAGATTATTGAATTGAGCAATATGATCAAACATTGGAATTCAAAAGAATAA
- the tnpA gene encoding IS66 family insertion sequence element accessory protein TnpA: MDKTTSITTIKKEMQLQEWSAQIKAQQASGLTIREWCKEKGIKPNTYYNRLRKVREKYIENSPTIVPVSVPCSNENIRIEKNGLQISLPADISADTLTALVHELC; encoded by the coding sequence ATGGACAAAACAACATCCATCACAACAATCAAAAAAGAAATGCAGCTTCAGGAATGGTCTGCGCAGATCAAAGCACAGCAGGCAAGCGGTCTGACGATCCGGGAATGGTGCAAAGAAAAAGGGATCAAGCCAAACACGTATTACAACCGCCTAAGAAAAGTTCGTGAAAAGTATATCGAAAATTCTCCGACCATCGTTCCTGTATCAGTTCCTTGCTCAAACGAAAATATCCGCATTGAGAAAAACGGACTTCAAATATCTCTTCCGGCAGATATATCTGCGGACACTCTGACCGCTTTGGTGCATGAGCTATGCTGA
- the tnpB gene encoding IS66 family insertion sequence element accessory protein TnpB (TnpB, as the term is used for proteins encoded by IS66 family insertion elements, is considered an accessory protein, since TnpC, encoded by a neighboring gene, is a DDE family transposase.) — protein sequence MLNDLAADAQVYLVTGYTDLRRGIDGLATIVQAQLRLDPFSKALFLFCGRRCDRIKGLLWEGDGFLLLYKRLDNGRFQWPRSETEAVMLTSQQIRWLLEGLKIEQPKAIREGKPGALY from the coding sequence ATGCTGAATGATCTGGCAGCGGACGCACAGGTCTATCTTGTTACGGGATACACCGACCTTCGACGCGGGATAGACGGACTTGCGACTATCGTTCAGGCTCAGCTTCGACTTGACCCGTTCTCGAAAGCATTGTTTTTGTTCTGCGGCAGACGTTGTGACCGCATCAAAGGTCTGCTGTGGGAGGGCGATGGTTTTCTGCTGTTGTACAAGCGCCTTGACAACGGAAGATTCCAGTGGCCGCGCAGTGAGACCGAAGCAGTAATGCTCACATCTCAGCAAATTCGCTGGCTTCTGGAAGGCTTGAAAATAGAGCAGCCGAAGGCTATCCGTGAGGGAAAGCCGGGGGCGCTGTATTAA
- the tnpC gene encoding IS66 family transposase: MVHKYKCPECGEKPEERDEPCHIIRAPYPHAMIPGSYCSPELLAHIIYEKYAKSVPLHRQEKDFNSKNIPLLKATMSNWVGTAAEKWCLPIVEKMHEMLIAGQMIHADETTVQVLREEGRKPTTTSRMWVYCNGKMNDRSIIIFDYQPTRKGEHASNFLKGFIGYLICDGYDAYNAVEGAKRCGCMTHARRGFIQALPNDQKLHSTSVAAKAVEYFNKIYHEENLLADSSTEYRYKQRLVKVKPLLDEFFAWLENVQVSGKGKLTDAVRYALNERKYLYTFLENGDVPIDNNRAENAIRPFALGRKNWLFSNTANGARSSATLYSIISTAQANGVDAEKYLTELFSQPAGTILLPWREENET, encoded by the coding sequence ATAGTACATAAGTACAAGTGTCCCGAGTGCGGAGAAAAGCCCGAAGAAAGGGACGAACCTTGTCATATCATCCGTGCGCCATATCCTCACGCTATGATCCCGGGAAGCTATTGCTCTCCCGAACTTCTGGCTCATATCATCTACGAAAAATATGCAAAGTCAGTACCTCTGCACCGTCAGGAAAAGGACTTTAATTCCAAAAACATACCTCTGCTCAAAGCGACTATGTCTAATTGGGTAGGCACTGCTGCCGAAAAATGGTGTTTGCCGATTGTGGAGAAAATGCATGAGATGCTTATCGCAGGGCAGATGATCCATGCCGATGAAACGACCGTTCAGGTGCTTCGCGAGGAAGGCCGAAAGCCTACCACGACATCAAGAATGTGGGTCTACTGCAACGGCAAAATGAATGACAGGAGCATCATCATTTTCGATTATCAGCCGACACGAAAGGGTGAGCACGCCTCGAATTTCCTGAAAGGATTTATCGGCTATCTTATCTGTGACGGATACGATGCCTACAATGCAGTCGAGGGTGCTAAGCGATGCGGCTGTATGACTCATGCAAGGCGTGGTTTTATTCAGGCTCTTCCGAACGACCAAAAGCTGCACAGCACTTCTGTTGCGGCAAAGGCAGTAGAATATTTCAACAAGATATATCACGAAGAAAATCTGCTTGCCGACAGCTCCACAGAATACAGATATAAACAGCGCCTTGTGAAGGTAAAGCCTTTGCTTGACGAGTTTTTTGCGTGGCTTGAAAATGTTCAGGTCAGTGGTAAGGGCAAGCTGACAGATGCAGTAAGATATGCGTTGAATGAACGGAAATATCTTTACACGTTTCTTGAAAACGGAGACGTGCCTATCGACAACAACAGAGCCGAAAACGCAATAAGACCGTTTGCGTTAGGCCGAAAAAATTGGCTGTTTTCAAATACAGCAAACGGAGCCAGATCAAGTGCAACGCTGTATTCGATCATTTCAACTGCACAGGCGAACGGTGTTGATGCTGAGAAATACCTGACCGAGCTGTTTTCACAGCCTGCGGGGACGATATTATTACCATGGAGGGAAGAAAATGAAACTTAG
- a CDS encoding tyrosine-type recombinase/integrase — protein MATIKKRGDSYSIRVSCGYNSKGKQMIQSMTWKPETGMTRKQIEKEVNRQAVMFEEACNKGYQSKAIKFEVFAEQWFEEYAKPNLRNTTYERMLQLRGRIYPALGHMRMDKITPRQIQAFVNSLSREGANERTGKPLAPKTIRHNLSFVSDVFSYAVKMGVVNDNPCSKVTLPKNNQAEKKIYTPEQVQRFLTLLNDEPLKYRTFFNLMIFSGFRRGEMLGLEWKDVDFEHNIISIRRTSNYTGRKGTYTDTTKTKKSQRTLKFPQEIMDMLREYKDEQDMQALKCGDKWVETDRLYTKWNGLPMQNGTPYFWLGEFCEKHDLPFYGLHSFRHLFASLLVNQGVDIVTVSGALGHSTVSTTSNIYCHMLDEARAKVSEAVSAALDFSCSKKEPRGA, from the coding sequence ATGGCTACTATAAAAAAACGCGGCGACAGCTACTCCATAAGGGTGAGCTGCGGCTATAACAGCAAAGGCAAACAGATGATACAGTCTATGACCTGGAAGCCCGAAACGGGCATGACCAGGAAGCAGATCGAGAAGGAGGTAAACAGGCAGGCTGTCATGTTCGAGGAAGCCTGCAACAAGGGCTATCAGAGCAAGGCGATAAAGTTCGAGGTTTTCGCCGAGCAGTGGTTTGAGGAATACGCAAAGCCGAACCTCAGAAACACCACATACGAGCGTATGCTCCAGCTCAGGGGAAGGATATACCCTGCACTTGGTCACATGAGAATGGACAAGATAACCCCGAGGCAGATACAGGCATTCGTAAATTCTCTTTCAAGAGAGGGAGCCAATGAGCGCACGGGAAAACCTCTCGCACCCAAGACCATAAGGCACAACCTGAGCTTCGTATCCGATGTATTCAGCTACGCCGTAAAAATGGGCGTGGTGAACGACAATCCATGCTCAAAGGTCACACTGCCGAAGAACAATCAGGCAGAAAAGAAGATCTACACGCCCGAACAGGTGCAGAGATTCCTCACACTGCTGAACGATGAGCCTCTGAAGTACCGCACATTCTTCAACCTGATGATATTCAGCGGTTTCCGCCGTGGTGAGATGCTGGGTCTTGAATGGAAAGATGTGGACTTCGAGCATAATATCATCAGCATCCGCAGAACAAGCAACTACACAGGCAGAAAGGGAACGTACACCGATACCACCAAGACAAAGAAATCCCAGAGGACGCTGAAATTTCCGCAGGAGATAATGGATATGCTCCGTGAGTACAAGGACGAACAGGATATGCAGGCTCTCAAATGCGGTGACAAGTGGGTTGAGACCGACAGGCTATACACCAAGTGGAACGGACTGCCCATGCAGAACGGCACACCTTACTTCTGGCTGGGAGAGTTCTGTGAGAAACACGACCTTCCGTTCTATGGATTGCACAGCTTCAGGCACTTGTTCGCATCGCTTCTCGTCAACCAGGGCGTTGACATCGTGACAGTCTCGGGAGCGTTAGGACACTCGACGGTCTCAACAACGAGTAATATTTACTGTCATATGCTCGACGAAGCAAGGGCAAAAGTCTCCGAAGCAGTCAGTGCAGCGCTTGATTTTTCATGCAGTAAAAAAGAGCCGAGAGGTGCCTGA
- a CDS encoding CHC2 zinc finger domain-containing protein, with protein MFPKITVFEEARQAVDMKTVALGYGLHINRSGMCLCPFHAEKTPSAKVYPQRLHCFGCGESADVISFTQKMFGLAKPIDAVKKLNSDFGLNISIGQAPTAKEASEYVKRAEERRAYEQWEKQAWRTLNDYLWLMRDWQEYAPRSPAEKPDERFVYSLHHLEWAEYLCREFIDYNKAGRFSMKGVVKDIERFMEKKGG; from the coding sequence ATATTTCCGAAAATAACTGTTTTTGAAGAAGCCAGGCAGGCCGTGGATATGAAGACAGTTGCCCTCGGGTACGGACTGCACATTAACAGGTCGGGTATGTGCCTGTGTCCGTTCCATGCGGAGAAAACGCCCTCGGCTAAGGTCTACCCCCAAAGGCTCCACTGCTTCGGCTGCGGCGAGTCCGCCGATGTGATAAGCTTCACGCAGAAGATGTTCGGGCTGGCAAAGCCCATAGATGCGGTGAAGAAGCTGAACAGCGACTTCGGTCTTAACATAAGCATCGGACAAGCCCCGACTGCGAAAGAAGCGAGCGAATACGTGAAGCGAGCAGAAGAACGCAGGGCTTACGAACAGTGGGAGAAACAGGCGTGGCGAACACTCAATGATTACCTGTGGCTTATGCGTGACTGGCAGGAATATGCACCGCGCTCCCCTGCCGAAAAGCCCGATGAGCGTTTCGTATACAGCCTGCATCACCTGGAATGGGCGGAATACCTGTGCCGTGAGTTCATAGATTACAATAAAGCAGGCAGGTTCTCAATGAAAGGGGTCGTGAAGGATATAGAAAGATTTATGGAAAAGAAGGGAGGATAG
- a CDS encoding DNA-binding protein, which produces MMSSIEKKIIVDNIYELLIRLVNDGAETQPESRETASQPVEMLTIRECTEVIQGLSEHTVRQLVAQEKVKSVRTGAGKRGKILVNKADLMAYFRK; this is translated from the coding sequence ATGATGAGCAGTATTGAAAAGAAGATCATAGTTGACAATATCTACGAGCTGCTGATACGGCTCGTAAACGATGGTGCCGAGACGCAGCCTGAAAGCCGTGAGACCGCCTCACAGCCTGTGGAGATGCTCACCATCAGGGAATGCACCGAGGTCATACAGGGACTCTCAGAGCATACTGTGAGACAGCTGGTGGCGCAGGAAAAAGTAAAGTCAGTCCGCACCGGTGCAGGCAAGCGGGGAAAGATACTGGTAAACAAAGCTGATCTTATGGCATATTTCCGAAAATAA